A window of Chitinophaga sp. MM2321 contains these coding sequences:
- a CDS encoding TolC family protein: protein MKLRTIIIWLLCPFAAFAQSQSQPLTMEQAVQLALQQNKGLKSADASVAYYRDITKTSAELPKMQLGLQYGQVNSYIKNDNNYSITQTIPFPSVFGAKKALNEAQVEKAVWEKATTQQELVYQVKQVYVQLLYQHELHGLLMQQDSLFTSFARSADLRYKTGESRLLEKTAAEGRLQDVRNQLRQNDADQQIFMSRLQALTGSDTAITIVTTEIPVGNTVLANDSLAVENNPRLRYFKQQVTIAEKQKKVFSASILPDITLGYFNQSLIGSALNASGMPLATNSNRFQGFHVGLAIPVWLGPMKARVRAEEQQQLAAGLYYDNSVIQLQSQYQQAVQQYIKQRNSLDYYHQTALPNADQLLQQTAKAFTTGDIGYAEYFLNLEHVMTTRQGYLSARTDARQAELYIAYLAGHQL, encoded by the coding sequence ATGAAATTACGTACCATCATAATATGGCTGTTATGTCCTTTCGCTGCTTTCGCGCAATCGCAATCGCAGCCACTGACAATGGAACAGGCAGTGCAATTGGCGCTGCAACAAAATAAAGGATTGAAATCGGCCGACGCTTCCGTGGCCTATTACCGTGATATTACCAAAACCAGCGCGGAGCTACCCAAAATGCAGCTGGGCCTGCAATATGGGCAGGTAAACAGCTACATAAAAAATGACAACAACTATAGCATCACGCAAACCATTCCTTTCCCTTCGGTATTTGGTGCAAAAAAAGCATTGAATGAAGCACAGGTGGAAAAAGCCGTGTGGGAAAAAGCAACCACACAGCAGGAACTGGTTTACCAGGTGAAGCAGGTGTATGTACAGCTACTATATCAACACGAGTTACACGGCCTGCTGATGCAGCAGGACAGCCTGTTTACCAGCTTTGCCCGTAGTGCGGACCTGCGGTACAAGACTGGTGAAAGCCGGTTGCTGGAGAAAACAGCTGCCGAAGGAAGATTACAGGACGTCCGGAACCAGTTGCGTCAGAACGATGCAGACCAGCAGATCTTTATGTCGCGCTTACAGGCATTGACGGGAAGTGATACGGCTATAACTATTGTAACCACAGAGATCCCGGTAGGTAACACCGTCCTGGCAAATGATTCGCTCGCGGTGGAAAACAATCCCCGGCTGCGTTATTTCAAGCAACAGGTAACCATTGCGGAAAAACAGAAAAAGGTATTCAGTGCTTCCATACTGCCAGACATTACCCTGGGGTATTTTAACCAGTCACTCATTGGCAGTGCGCTCAATGCTTCAGGAATGCCGTTGGCGACCAACAGTAACCGCTTCCAGGGATTTCATGTAGGACTGGCTATACCCGTATGGCTGGGCCCCATGAAAGCCAGGGTAAGAGCAGAAGAGCAGCAGCAGCTGGCAGCAGGATTATACTACGACAATAGTGTGATACAATTGCAAAGCCAATACCAGCAAGCAGTACAGCAGTATATCAAGCAACGCAACAGCCTGGATTATTACCATCAAACGGCGCTGCCAAATGCCGATCAGTTGCTGCAACAAACCGCTAAAGCCTTTACCACCGGTGATATCGGGTATGCGGAGTATTTTCTAAACCTGGAACACGTGATGACTACCCGTCAGGGATATCTGTCGGCACGTACCGATGCGAGACAGGCCGAGTTATATATCGCTTATCTCGCAGGTCATCAACTTTAA
- a CDS encoding DUF763 domain-containing protein, whose translation MPSYADLPLHYGHVPPWLAKRMSLLGGAIVEAIVTDYGKGEVVRRLSDPCWFQALGCVLGMDWHSSGITTSVMGALKKALNPRSGELGIYICGGKGRHSRQTPAELMAIAERTGLPGEQLVRSSKLTAKVDNTAIQDGFQLYLHSFILSDEGEWAVVQQGMNDASSMARRYHWHSSAFQSFTEAPHTFIYGHNQGLILNLTDLHADQTKAGIMQVLKEKPAHLLPEIRHLLMPSHHDVRAENVNLKRLGSVLALAHDTNPANFEALLMLEGVGPRTLQSLTLVSEVIHGTPSRFEDPARFSFAHGGKDGHPFPVPIKVYDETIHTLREALDKARIGQSDKQDAIKKLSRLAMQIEKDFEPNANFDKVIEQERRNSWQYGGRTVFGKATKPKGGEQLELF comes from the coding sequence ATGCCTTCTTATGCAGACCTGCCTTTACACTACGGTCATGTTCCACCATGGCTGGCAAAGCGGATGAGCCTTTTAGGCGGCGCTATTGTAGAGGCGATAGTGACAGATTATGGTAAAGGTGAAGTTGTAAGACGGCTCAGTGATCCCTGCTGGTTTCAGGCCCTGGGGTGTGTATTGGGGATGGACTGGCATTCATCAGGGATCACCACCAGCGTGATGGGCGCGCTGAAAAAGGCCCTCAATCCTCGTTCGGGGGAACTGGGTATTTACATCTGTGGAGGGAAAGGTCGCCACAGTCGTCAAACCCCGGCGGAGCTGATGGCCATTGCTGAAAGAACTGGTCTGCCTGGTGAGCAACTCGTGCGCAGCAGCAAGCTAACAGCCAAAGTAGATAATACCGCCATCCAGGATGGCTTTCAACTATACCTGCACTCTTTTATTCTGTCAGATGAAGGAGAATGGGCCGTGGTGCAACAGGGCATGAATGACGCCAGTAGTATGGCAAGACGGTACCACTGGCATTCTTCAGCCTTTCAGTCTTTTACAGAAGCACCACATACTTTTATTTACGGTCACAACCAAGGGCTTATTCTTAATCTCACAGATCTGCATGCCGACCAGACCAAAGCCGGTATAATGCAGGTACTGAAAGAAAAGCCGGCTCATCTGCTTCCAGAAATACGCCACCTCCTGATGCCATCGCACCATGATGTGCGCGCGGAAAATGTGAACCTGAAGCGACTGGGGAGCGTGCTCGCACTGGCGCATGATACCAACCCCGCTAATTTTGAAGCCCTGCTCATGCTGGAAGGCGTAGGCCCGAGAACGTTACAGTCACTGACACTTGTGAGTGAAGTGATTCACGGCACCCCCTCCCGTTTTGAGGACCCGGCCCGCTTTTCGTTTGCCCATGGAGGTAAGGACGGGCATCCATTCCCGGTTCCCATCAAGGTGTATGATGAAACCATTCATACACTCAGGGAAGCACTGGACAAAGCTAGGATAGGACAGTCCGACAAACAGGACGCTATAAAAAAGCTCTCCCGGCTCGCCATGCAAATAGAAAAAGATTTTGAACCGAATGCCAATTTCGACAAGGTAATAGAACAGGAACGCCGCAACTCCTGGCAATATGGGGGCAGAACCGTTTTCGGGAAAGCCACTAAACCAAAAGGCGGTGAGCAGCTTGAATTATTCTGA
- a CDS encoding efflux RND transporter periplasmic adaptor subunit has translation MQFINKHISLSVILLCFSVAFVSCGSQSVPGKEEAHDHGEEATNTVELTPAQFKMAGITYGVPEPRQISGAIKVNGFLDVPPQQLVSVSVPMGGFIKNTTLLQGMAVKQGQVIAVMENLDYIQLQQDYLDIKSQLEYATVEYERQQELSRENVNALKTVQLAKASFQSLQAKEKGLREKLSLLNINIPSLEKGNMQRSVNIYAPISGYVTQVNVNLGQFVNPADILFRIVNTEHLHAELTVFEKDVPKLKIGQPVRFTLANESTERTATVHLIGREISAERTVRVHCHLDKEDAQLLPGAYLQAMIETGKAQVKALPETAVINFENKSYVFVKDAGTDSLHHFTMREVQLGNNEQGYTEVIFRDDIPDKTVVITGAYDLLAKMKNSGEHEGH, from the coding sequence ATGCAATTCATCAATAAACATATATCCCTTTCCGTTATACTGCTCTGTTTTTCGGTGGCCTTTGTGTCCTGTGGCAGCCAATCAGTACCTGGTAAAGAGGAAGCCCATGACCATGGGGAAGAAGCGACGAATACCGTGGAGCTTACCCCTGCACAATTCAAAATGGCGGGAATCACTTATGGCGTACCGGAGCCACGGCAGATCAGTGGCGCCATAAAAGTGAATGGCTTCCTGGATGTACCACCACAACAGCTGGTGAGCGTATCTGTACCAATGGGCGGCTTCATCAAAAACACGACTTTGCTCCAGGGCATGGCTGTAAAACAGGGACAGGTAATTGCGGTTATGGAGAACCTCGACTATATCCAACTGCAACAGGATTATCTCGATATAAAAAGTCAGCTGGAATATGCCACCGTGGAGTATGAGCGGCAGCAGGAATTATCGCGTGAAAATGTAAATGCCTTAAAAACGGTGCAACTGGCTAAGGCTTCTTTTCAATCCTTACAAGCGAAAGAGAAAGGACTCCGCGAGAAATTGTCTTTACTGAATATCAATATCCCTTCCCTTGAAAAAGGTAACATGCAACGATCTGTCAATATCTATGCGCCTATCAGCGGATATGTGACACAGGTGAATGTCAACCTGGGACAGTTCGTCAATCCGGCAGACATCCTTTTCAGAATTGTAAATACGGAGCATTTACATGCGGAGCTGACCGTGTTTGAAAAGGATGTTCCAAAATTAAAAATAGGACAGCCCGTCAGGTTTACCCTGGCGAATGAATCTACAGAACGTACTGCCACCGTGCATCTTATAGGCCGTGAAATCAGCGCGGAGCGCACTGTCAGGGTGCATTGCCACCTGGATAAAGAGGATGCACAGTTACTCCCCGGCGCCTACCTGCAGGCGATGATTGAAACCGGCAAAGCGCAGGTAAAAGCCCTGCCGGAAACAGCTGTCATTAATTTTGAAAACAAATCCTATGTATTTGTAAAGGACGCCGGTACAGATAGCCTCCATCATTTTACCATGCGGGAAGTACAACTGGGAAATAACGAGCAAGGCTATACGGAAGTGATCTTCCGGGATGACATACCCGATAAAACAGTTGTGATAACAGGCGCTTATGACCTGTTGGCGAAGATGAAGAACAGCGGAGAACATGAAGGTCATTAG
- the nfi gene encoding deoxyribonuclease V (cleaves DNA at apurinic or apyrimidinic sites): MINYNELSVPEATILQKEMRDKVIIQPYNGPVNYIAGADISFNKFSTTVYAGIVLLRFPELTPVGYSLVKKEVTFPYVPGFLAFREVPALLDAWEQLPQKPDVLVVDGHGIAHPRRMGIASHFGVLTNHPTIGSAKKKLFGAYEEPGPNRGDYTPLTDKQGMVMGSVLRSKQKVKPIFVSPGHLMDVAGSLQLILQCVQRYRLPEPTRLAHNAVNQFRLGTLPEGYSEAS; this comes from the coding sequence ATGATAAATTATAATGAACTCAGCGTACCGGAAGCAACCATCCTTCAAAAGGAAATGCGGGATAAAGTGATCATCCAGCCCTACAATGGTCCTGTTAATTATATAGCTGGTGCTGATATTTCATTCAATAAATTCAGTACAACGGTATACGCCGGTATTGTGCTGCTTCGTTTTCCGGAACTCACACCGGTTGGTTATAGCCTGGTAAAGAAAGAGGTGACTTTTCCCTATGTACCCGGCTTCCTGGCTTTCCGGGAAGTGCCCGCACTGCTGGATGCCTGGGAGCAATTGCCGCAGAAACCGGATGTGTTGGTGGTAGATGGTCATGGTATTGCGCATCCTCGTCGCATGGGTATTGCATCGCATTTTGGCGTGCTGACCAACCACCCTACTATTGGCAGTGCCAAGAAAAAACTTTTTGGCGCTTATGAAGAACCGGGTCCTAACCGTGGCGACTATACGCCACTGACAGATAAGCAAGGTATGGTGATGGGTAGTGTGCTGCGCAGCAAGCAAAAGGTGAAACCTATCTTTGTATCGCCCGGCCACCTGATGGATGTTGCAGGCAGTTTGCAGCTCATTCTGCAATGTGTGCAACGCTATCGTTTACCGGAACCTACACGCCTGGCGCATAATGCCGTGAACCAGTTCCGGCTGGGTACTTTGCCGGAAGGTTATTCGGAAGCCAGTTAA